A single window of Oreochromis aureus strain Israel breed Guangdong linkage group 7, ZZ_aureus, whole genome shotgun sequence DNA harbors:
- the LOC116326233 gene encoding inner centromere protein isoform X2: MNSVLSVRSLTQMFGGKAQDIINEIDNVHMVWLEEIQQEANRMFSRDFNAEPELMPKTPSQKKNSRRKRVSLGRQEENQGKQRYSKGRRSNLRGSSVKSLQFIAKEDPISEVSTSEASSTGQSKRTTRRNKQTKPEVVDDESQSPHDSDKAEEVQNKKPMLEEEEVVVVMVDKNKEVNDAKVKPGDAVGNATPPESPKIPLPEAVVSISHADRLSAELAKEPEPSPGRTAAKIAIAEPAQTSRRSSAQCSLKLRHSLAGLRHSMTQESVRRASRRSMLKRKATRAGNSTCSTKVSDDSCVEEDEEEMEKENQEVVSEAVSVANAAPEKSQGTPEGVQQSLMRITRSVAANSPKLAPPSLFISEMKMSTPNRAIAIEKLNSLPVRRSSRSTKRKAPDTIDESPTKRCSPPKKSQSAIKPHMKSFLHTVQKNQMLMMTPNSVGRTAVIKSFIKHNTPLRIDPKTKERNKLEALKKKQEQEEERMRKMEEEKKRKQDELKRKRDERLRRVFEAKVKEEQREEEKKKKIEQKMAQIDEKNDKRLADEKAKKKAALKRQEELEQKRKMEEEAKKKKMQQEEEKRQQELLAKKKAEEEARKALELKREQERERERELERERQAAAERERVEKEKALALQREVERAAREKEMRELEEKRKALEEKRKLEEQQRLAAKEKAAKEMEAAKQRDTAAKTQTAANLNVTVDIERSVISTPVGKGGGLNVTVDIEHSSPQSYAITPKGGDKPLILSKNPEDYGMDQNSDDSTDDESAPRKPIPSWAEVVLETCPYSPVTTSGTRSMTWSLTTATTQLQQLNQCLFVCFSLLFKVFQSEINFITSTNTNSPLSASPNMN; encoded by the exons ATGAACTCCGTACTATCAGTGCGATCCCTCACGCAGATGTTTGGTGGCAAAGCACAAGACATCATCAATGAAATCGATAATGTCCACATGGTTTGGCTTGAGGAGATCCAGCAAGAAGCCAATCGCATGTTCTCAAG AGATTTTAATGCTGAACCAGAGTTGATGCCAAAGACGCCGtcacagaagaaaaacagtCGCAGGAAGCGTGTGTCTTTGGGTCGTCAAGAAGAAAATCAGGGAAAGCAAAG ATACTCAAAGGGAAGGCGCAGTAACCTTCGTGGCTCTTCTGTTAAATCACTGCAATTCATTGCTAAAGAAGATCCCATTTCTGAGGTCTCCACCTCTGAAGCCAGCAGCACTGGACAGTCCAAACGCACCACTCgcagaaacaaacagacaaagccTGAGGTGGTAGATGATGAGAGCCAGTCACCTCATGACAGCGATAAAGCTGAAgaagtgcaaaacaaaaagccaatgctggaggaggaggaggtggtggtggtgatggtggatAAAAATAAGGAGGTGAATGATGCTAAAGTCAAACCAGGTGACGCAGTTGGCAACGCCACACCTCCTGAGTCGCCAAAGATTCCCTTACCTGAAGCCGTTGTCAGCATCTCTCATGCAGACCGCTTGTCTGCTGAGCTTGCAAAAGAGCCTGAGCCCTCTCCTGGCCGTACAGCTGCTAAGATTGCAATAGCTGAACCTGCTCAAACCTCAAGGCGCAGCTCTGCGCAGTGCTCCCTGAAGCTACGTCACTCTCTGGCTGGCCTGCGGCACAGTATGACTCAGGAATCTGTCCGCCGTGCCTCGCGCCGCTCCATGCTTAAGAGGAAAGCTACTCGTGCGGGTAACTCCACATGTAGCACCAAAGTTAGTG ATGACTCTTGCgtggaggaggatgaggaggaaatGGAGAAAGAAAATCAAGAAGT AGTGTCAGAAGCTGTATCTGTGGCTAATGCTGCACCTGAAAAATCTCAGGGAACTCCAGAG GGTGTACAACAGTCTCTCATGCGCATCACTCGTTCTGTGGCTGCAAACTCACCGAAACTGGCGCCCCCATCGTTGTTTATCAGTGAGATGAAAATGAGCACTCCTAACAGAGCAA tcgccattgagaagctgaattcgCTGCCAGTTCGGAG gTCAAGTCGCAGCACTAAGCGTAAAGCACCTGATACTATAGATGAAAGTCCAACAAAGAGGTGCTCTCCTCCTAAGAAAAGTCAGAGT GCAATCAAACCCCACATGAAATCTTTTCTGCACACCGTCCAAAAGAATCAGATGCTGATGATGACTCCGAATTCAGTCGGCCGGACCGCAGTGATCAAGTCCTTCATCAAACACAACACTCCTCTGAGGATTGATCCTAAG ACAAAAGAGCGCAACAAACTTGAAGCACTTAAAAAGAAgcaggagcaagaggaggaaagGATGAGGAAAatggaagaggagaagaagaggaaacagGATGAACTTAAAAG GAAGAGGGATGAGAGGTTAAGAAGAGTCTTCGAGGCCAAAGTAAAAGAGGAGCAGagggaggaagaaaagaagaaaaagattgagCAAAAAATGGCTCAGATTGATGAGAAAAATGATAAG CGCCTGGCGGACGAGAAGGCCAAGAAGAAAGCGGCCCTGAAGCGTCAAGAGGAGCTAGAGCAGAAGAGGAAAATGGAAGAGGAggccaaaaagaagaagatgcagcag gaGGAAGAAAAGCGACAGCAAGAGTTGCTGGCCAAGAAGAAGGCTGAGGAAGAGGCTCGTAAAGCACTCGAGCTGAAGAGGGAGCAGGAACGCGAGAGGGAAAGGGAGCTGGAGAGGGAACGGcaagctgctgctgaaag AGAGCGAGTGGAGAAAGAAAAAGCTCTCGCTCTGCAGCGTGAAGTGGAGAGAGcagcgagagagaaagagatgagGGAACTCGAGGAGAAAAGGAAGGCACtcgaagaaaaaagaaaactg GAGGAGCAGCAAAGGCTGGCAGCAAAAGAGAAAGCTGCTAAAGAGATGGAAGCTGCTAAGCAGCGGGACACTGCTGCTAAAACACAG ACTGCTGCTAACCTAAATGTGACTGTGGATATTGAG CGCTCGGTAATAAGCACGCCTGTAGGAAAAGGTGGTGGTCTCAACGTGACTGTGGATATTGAG CACTCCTCACCACAGTCATACGCCATCACGCCAAAGGGTGGAGATAAACCTTTGATTTTGTCCAAAAATCCAGAAGACTATGGGATGGACCAAAACAGTGATGACTCTACTGATGACGAGTCTGCACCAAGAAAGCCTATTCCATCCTGGGCAGAAG TCGTGTTGGAAACCTGCCCATATTCACCCGTAACAACCAGCGGTACAAGGAGTATGACATGGAGTCTTACTACTGCTACTACACAGCTCCAGCAACTAAatcaatgtttgtttgtttgtttttctcttctgtttaaaGTTTTTCAAAGTGAAATAAATTTTATAAcctccacaaacacaaactctcCTCTATCTGCGTCACCAAACATGAATTAG
- the LOC116326233 gene encoding inner centromere protein A isoform X5 — translation MNSVLSVRSLTQMFGGKAQDIINEIDNVHMVWLEEIQQEANRMFSRDFNAEPELMPKTPSQKKNSRRKRVSLGRQEENQGKQRYSKGRRSNLRGSSVKSLQFIAKEDPISEVSTSEASSTGQSKRTTRRNKQTKPEVVDDESQSPHDSDKAEEVQNKKPMLEEEEVVVVMVDKNKEVNDAKVKPGDAVGNATPPESPKIPLPEAVVSISHADRLSAELAKEPEPSPGRTAAKIAIAEPAQTSRRSSAQCSLKLRHSLAGLRHSMTQESVRRASRRSMLKRKATRAGNSTCSTKVSDDSCVEEDEEEMEKENQEVVSEAVSVANAAPEKSQGTPEGVQQSLMRITRSVAANSPKLAPPSLFISEMKMSTPNRAIAIEKLNSLPVRRSSRSTKRKAPDTIDESPTKRCSPPKKSQSAIKPHMKSFLHTVQKNQMLMMTPNSVGRTAVIKSFIKHNTPLRIDPKFSTSIVTKERNKLEALKKKQEQEEERMRKMEEEKKRKQDELKRKRDERLRRVFEAKVKEEQREEEKKKKIEQKMAQIDEKNDKRLADEKAKKKAALKRQEELEQKRKMEEEAKKKKMQQEEEKRQQELLAKKKAEEEARKALELKREQERERERELERERQAAAERERVEKEKALALQREVERAAREKEMRELEEKRKALEEKRKLEEQQRLAAKEKAAKEMEAAKQRDTAAKTQTAANLNVTVDIEHSSPQSYAITPKGGDKPLILSKNPEDYGMDQNSDDSTDDESAPRKPIPSWAEVVLETCPYSPVTTSGTRSMTWSLTTATTQLQQLNQCLFVCFSLLFKVFQSEINFITSTNTNSPLSASPNMN, via the exons ATGAACTCCGTACTATCAGTGCGATCCCTCACGCAGATGTTTGGTGGCAAAGCACAAGACATCATCAATGAAATCGATAATGTCCACATGGTTTGGCTTGAGGAGATCCAGCAAGAAGCCAATCGCATGTTCTCAAG AGATTTTAATGCTGAACCAGAGTTGATGCCAAAGACGCCGtcacagaagaaaaacagtCGCAGGAAGCGTGTGTCTTTGGGTCGTCAAGAAGAAAATCAGGGAAAGCAAAG ATACTCAAAGGGAAGGCGCAGTAACCTTCGTGGCTCTTCTGTTAAATCACTGCAATTCATTGCTAAAGAAGATCCCATTTCTGAGGTCTCCACCTCTGAAGCCAGCAGCACTGGACAGTCCAAACGCACCACTCgcagaaacaaacagacaaagccTGAGGTGGTAGATGATGAGAGCCAGTCACCTCATGACAGCGATAAAGCTGAAgaagtgcaaaacaaaaagccaatgctggaggaggaggaggtggtggtggtgatggtggatAAAAATAAGGAGGTGAATGATGCTAAAGTCAAACCAGGTGACGCAGTTGGCAACGCCACACCTCCTGAGTCGCCAAAGATTCCCTTACCTGAAGCCGTTGTCAGCATCTCTCATGCAGACCGCTTGTCTGCTGAGCTTGCAAAAGAGCCTGAGCCCTCTCCTGGCCGTACAGCTGCTAAGATTGCAATAGCTGAACCTGCTCAAACCTCAAGGCGCAGCTCTGCGCAGTGCTCCCTGAAGCTACGTCACTCTCTGGCTGGCCTGCGGCACAGTATGACTCAGGAATCTGTCCGCCGTGCCTCGCGCCGCTCCATGCTTAAGAGGAAAGCTACTCGTGCGGGTAACTCCACATGTAGCACCAAAGTTAGTG ATGACTCTTGCgtggaggaggatgaggaggaaatGGAGAAAGAAAATCAAGAAGT AGTGTCAGAAGCTGTATCTGTGGCTAATGCTGCACCTGAAAAATCTCAGGGAACTCCAGAG GGTGTACAACAGTCTCTCATGCGCATCACTCGTTCTGTGGCTGCAAACTCACCGAAACTGGCGCCCCCATCGTTGTTTATCAGTGAGATGAAAATGAGCACTCCTAACAGAGCAA tcgccattgagaagctgaattcgCTGCCAGTTCGGAG gTCAAGTCGCAGCACTAAGCGTAAAGCACCTGATACTATAGATGAAAGTCCAACAAAGAGGTGCTCTCCTCCTAAGAAAAGTCAGAGT GCAATCAAACCCCACATGAAATCTTTTCTGCACACCGTCCAAAAGAATCAGATGCTGATGATGACTCCGAATTCAGTCGGCCGGACCGCAGTGATCAAGTCCTTCATCAAACACAACACTCCTCTGAGGATTGATCCTAAG tTCAGCACTAGTATAGTG ACAAAAGAGCGCAACAAACTTGAAGCACTTAAAAAGAAgcaggagcaagaggaggaaagGATGAGGAAAatggaagaggagaagaagaggaaacagGATGAACTTAAAAG GAAGAGGGATGAGAGGTTAAGAAGAGTCTTCGAGGCCAAAGTAAAAGAGGAGCAGagggaggaagaaaagaagaaaaagattgagCAAAAAATGGCTCAGATTGATGAGAAAAATGATAAG CGCCTGGCGGACGAGAAGGCCAAGAAGAAAGCGGCCCTGAAGCGTCAAGAGGAGCTAGAGCAGAAGAGGAAAATGGAAGAGGAggccaaaaagaagaagatgcagcag gaGGAAGAAAAGCGACAGCAAGAGTTGCTGGCCAAGAAGAAGGCTGAGGAAGAGGCTCGTAAAGCACTCGAGCTGAAGAGGGAGCAGGAACGCGAGAGGGAAAGGGAGCTGGAGAGGGAACGGcaagctgctgctgaaag AGAGCGAGTGGAGAAAGAAAAAGCTCTCGCTCTGCAGCGTGAAGTGGAGAGAGcagcgagagagaaagagatgagGGAACTCGAGGAGAAAAGGAAGGCACtcgaagaaaaaagaaaactg GAGGAGCAGCAAAGGCTGGCAGCAAAAGAGAAAGCTGCTAAAGAGATGGAAGCTGCTAAGCAGCGGGACACTGCTGCTAAAACACAG ACTGCTGCTAACCTAAATGTGACTGTGGATATTGAG CACTCCTCACCACAGTCATACGCCATCACGCCAAAGGGTGGAGATAAACCTTTGATTTTGTCCAAAAATCCAGAAGACTATGGGATGGACCAAAACAGTGATGACTCTACTGATGACGAGTCTGCACCAAGAAAGCCTATTCCATCCTGGGCAGAAG TCGTGTTGGAAACCTGCCCATATTCACCCGTAACAACCAGCGGTACAAGGAGTATGACATGGAGTCTTACTACTGCTACTACACAGCTCCAGCAACTAAatcaatgtttgtttgtttgtttttctcttctgtttaaaGTTTTTCAAAGTGAAATAAATTTTATAAcctccacaaacacaaactctcCTCTATCTGCGTCACCAAACATGAATTAG
- the LOC116326233 gene encoding inner centromere protein isoform X3: MNSVLSVRSLTQMFGGKAQDIINEIDNVHMVWLEEIQQEANRMFSRDFNAEPELMPKTPSQKKNSRRKRVSLGRQEENQGKQRYSKGRRSNLRGSSVKSLQFIAKEDPISEVSTSEASSTGQSKRTTRRNKQTKPEVVDDESQSPHDSDKAEEVQNKKPMLEEEEVVVVMVDKNKEVNDAKVKPGDAVGNATPPESPKIPLPEAVVSISHADRLSAELAKEPEPSPGRTAAKIAIAEPAQTSRRSSAQCSLKLRHSLAGLRHSMTQESVRRASRRSMLKRKATRAGNSTCSTKVSDDSCVEEDEEEMEKENQEVVSEAVSVANAAPEKSQGTPEGVQQSLMRITRSVAANSPKLAPPSLFISEMKMSTPNRAIAIEKLNSLPVRRSSRSTKRKAPDTIDESPTKRCSPPKKSQSAIKPHMKSFLHTVQKNQMLMMTPNSVGRTAVIKSFIKHNTPLRIDPKFSTSIVTKERNKLEALKKKQEQEEERMRKMEEEKKRKQDELKRKRDERLRRVFEAKVKEEQREEEKKKKIEQKMAQIDEKNDKRLADEKAKKKAALKRQEELEQKRKMEEEAKKKKMQQEEEKRQQELLAKKKAEEEARKALELKREQERERERELERERQAAAERERVEKEKALALQREVERAAREKEMRELEEKRKALEEKRKLEEQQRLAAKEKAAKEMEAAKQRDTAAKTQTAANLNVTVDIERSVISTPVGKGGGLNVTVDIEHSSPQSYAITPKGGDKPLILSKNPEDYGMDQNSDDSTDDESAPRKPIPSWAEGPNLQQIIMKQYFNPPDLDSFFGAVEPPRLENIFYKSKPRYFKRTSSAVWHSPPAGK, from the exons ATGAACTCCGTACTATCAGTGCGATCCCTCACGCAGATGTTTGGTGGCAAAGCACAAGACATCATCAATGAAATCGATAATGTCCACATGGTTTGGCTTGAGGAGATCCAGCAAGAAGCCAATCGCATGTTCTCAAG AGATTTTAATGCTGAACCAGAGTTGATGCCAAAGACGCCGtcacagaagaaaaacagtCGCAGGAAGCGTGTGTCTTTGGGTCGTCAAGAAGAAAATCAGGGAAAGCAAAG ATACTCAAAGGGAAGGCGCAGTAACCTTCGTGGCTCTTCTGTTAAATCACTGCAATTCATTGCTAAAGAAGATCCCATTTCTGAGGTCTCCACCTCTGAAGCCAGCAGCACTGGACAGTCCAAACGCACCACTCgcagaaacaaacagacaaagccTGAGGTGGTAGATGATGAGAGCCAGTCACCTCATGACAGCGATAAAGCTGAAgaagtgcaaaacaaaaagccaatgctggaggaggaggaggtggtggtggtgatggtggatAAAAATAAGGAGGTGAATGATGCTAAAGTCAAACCAGGTGACGCAGTTGGCAACGCCACACCTCCTGAGTCGCCAAAGATTCCCTTACCTGAAGCCGTTGTCAGCATCTCTCATGCAGACCGCTTGTCTGCTGAGCTTGCAAAAGAGCCTGAGCCCTCTCCTGGCCGTACAGCTGCTAAGATTGCAATAGCTGAACCTGCTCAAACCTCAAGGCGCAGCTCTGCGCAGTGCTCCCTGAAGCTACGTCACTCTCTGGCTGGCCTGCGGCACAGTATGACTCAGGAATCTGTCCGCCGTGCCTCGCGCCGCTCCATGCTTAAGAGGAAAGCTACTCGTGCGGGTAACTCCACATGTAGCACCAAAGTTAGTG ATGACTCTTGCgtggaggaggatgaggaggaaatGGAGAAAGAAAATCAAGAAGT AGTGTCAGAAGCTGTATCTGTGGCTAATGCTGCACCTGAAAAATCTCAGGGAACTCCAGAG GGTGTACAACAGTCTCTCATGCGCATCACTCGTTCTGTGGCTGCAAACTCACCGAAACTGGCGCCCCCATCGTTGTTTATCAGTGAGATGAAAATGAGCACTCCTAACAGAGCAA tcgccattgagaagctgaattcgCTGCCAGTTCGGAG gTCAAGTCGCAGCACTAAGCGTAAAGCACCTGATACTATAGATGAAAGTCCAACAAAGAGGTGCTCTCCTCCTAAGAAAAGTCAGAGT GCAATCAAACCCCACATGAAATCTTTTCTGCACACCGTCCAAAAGAATCAGATGCTGATGATGACTCCGAATTCAGTCGGCCGGACCGCAGTGATCAAGTCCTTCATCAAACACAACACTCCTCTGAGGATTGATCCTAAG tTCAGCACTAGTATAGTG ACAAAAGAGCGCAACAAACTTGAAGCACTTAAAAAGAAgcaggagcaagaggaggaaagGATGAGGAAAatggaagaggagaagaagaggaaacagGATGAACTTAAAAG GAAGAGGGATGAGAGGTTAAGAAGAGTCTTCGAGGCCAAAGTAAAAGAGGAGCAGagggaggaagaaaagaagaaaaagattgagCAAAAAATGGCTCAGATTGATGAGAAAAATGATAAG CGCCTGGCGGACGAGAAGGCCAAGAAGAAAGCGGCCCTGAAGCGTCAAGAGGAGCTAGAGCAGAAGAGGAAAATGGAAGAGGAggccaaaaagaagaagatgcagcag gaGGAAGAAAAGCGACAGCAAGAGTTGCTGGCCAAGAAGAAGGCTGAGGAAGAGGCTCGTAAAGCACTCGAGCTGAAGAGGGAGCAGGAACGCGAGAGGGAAAGGGAGCTGGAGAGGGAACGGcaagctgctgctgaaag AGAGCGAGTGGAGAAAGAAAAAGCTCTCGCTCTGCAGCGTGAAGTGGAGAGAGcagcgagagagaaagagatgagGGAACTCGAGGAGAAAAGGAAGGCACtcgaagaaaaaagaaaactg GAGGAGCAGCAAAGGCTGGCAGCAAAAGAGAAAGCTGCTAAAGAGATGGAAGCTGCTAAGCAGCGGGACACTGCTGCTAAAACACAG ACTGCTGCTAACCTAAATGTGACTGTGGATATTGAG CGCTCGGTAATAAGCACGCCTGTAGGAAAAGGTGGTGGTCTCAACGTGACTGTGGATATTGAG CACTCCTCACCACAGTCATACGCCATCACGCCAAAGGGTGGAGATAAACCTTTGATTTTGTCCAAAAATCCAGAAGACTATGGGATGGACCAAAACAGTGATGACTCTACTGATGACGAGTCTGCACCAAGAAAGCCTATTCCATCCTGGGCAGAAG GTCCCAATCTGCAGCAAATAATAATGAAGCAATACTTCAACCCTCCTGATTTGGACTCTTTCTTTGGAGCAGTTGAGCCACCACGACTGGAAAACATCTTTTACAAGAGCAAGCCCAGATATTTTAAACGCACCAGCTCTGCAGTGTGGCACTCGCCTCCAGCTGGAAAGTAA
- the LOC116326233 gene encoding inner centromere protein A isoform X1, whose product MNSVLSVRSLTQMFGGKAQDIINEIDNVHMVWLEEIQQEANRMFSRDFNAEPELMPKTPSQKKNSRRKRVSLGRQEENQGKQRYSKGRRSNLRGSSVKSLQFIAKEDPISEVSTSEASSTGQSKRTTRRNKQTKPEVVDDESQSPHDSDKAEEVQNKKPMLEEEEVVVVMVDKNKEVNDAKVKPGDAVGNATPPESPKIPLPEAVVSISHADRLSAELAKEPEPSPGRTAAKIAIAEPAQTSRRSSAQCSLKLRHSLAGLRHSMTQESVRRASRRSMLKRKATRAGNSTCSTKVSDDSCVEEDEEEMEKENQEVVSEAVSVANAAPEKSQGTPEGVQQSLMRITRSVAANSPKLAPPSLFISEMKMSTPNRAIAIEKLNSLPVRRSSRSTKRKAPDTIDESPTKRCSPPKKSQSAIKPHMKSFLHTVQKNQMLMMTPNSVGRTAVIKSFIKHNTPLRIDPKFSTSIVTKERNKLEALKKKQEQEEERMRKMEEEKKRKQDELKRKRDERLRRVFEAKVKEEQREEEKKKKIEQKMAQIDEKNDKRLADEKAKKKAALKRQEELEQKRKMEEEAKKKKMQQEEEKRQQELLAKKKAEEEARKALELKREQERERERELERERQAAAERERVEKEKALALQREVERAAREKEMRELEEKRKALEEKRKLEEQQRLAAKEKAAKEMEAAKQRDTAAKTQTAANLNVTVDIERSVISTPVGKGGGLNVTVDIEHSSPQSYAITPKGGDKPLILSKNPEDYGMDQNSDDSTDDESAPRKPIPSWAEVVLETCPYSPVTTSGTRSMTWSLTTATTQLQQLNQCLFVCFSLLFKVFQSEINFITSTNTNSPLSASPNMN is encoded by the exons ATGAACTCCGTACTATCAGTGCGATCCCTCACGCAGATGTTTGGTGGCAAAGCACAAGACATCATCAATGAAATCGATAATGTCCACATGGTTTGGCTTGAGGAGATCCAGCAAGAAGCCAATCGCATGTTCTCAAG AGATTTTAATGCTGAACCAGAGTTGATGCCAAAGACGCCGtcacagaagaaaaacagtCGCAGGAAGCGTGTGTCTTTGGGTCGTCAAGAAGAAAATCAGGGAAAGCAAAG ATACTCAAAGGGAAGGCGCAGTAACCTTCGTGGCTCTTCTGTTAAATCACTGCAATTCATTGCTAAAGAAGATCCCATTTCTGAGGTCTCCACCTCTGAAGCCAGCAGCACTGGACAGTCCAAACGCACCACTCgcagaaacaaacagacaaagccTGAGGTGGTAGATGATGAGAGCCAGTCACCTCATGACAGCGATAAAGCTGAAgaagtgcaaaacaaaaagccaatgctggaggaggaggaggtggtggtggtgatggtggatAAAAATAAGGAGGTGAATGATGCTAAAGTCAAACCAGGTGACGCAGTTGGCAACGCCACACCTCCTGAGTCGCCAAAGATTCCCTTACCTGAAGCCGTTGTCAGCATCTCTCATGCAGACCGCTTGTCTGCTGAGCTTGCAAAAGAGCCTGAGCCCTCTCCTGGCCGTACAGCTGCTAAGATTGCAATAGCTGAACCTGCTCAAACCTCAAGGCGCAGCTCTGCGCAGTGCTCCCTGAAGCTACGTCACTCTCTGGCTGGCCTGCGGCACAGTATGACTCAGGAATCTGTCCGCCGTGCCTCGCGCCGCTCCATGCTTAAGAGGAAAGCTACTCGTGCGGGTAACTCCACATGTAGCACCAAAGTTAGTG ATGACTCTTGCgtggaggaggatgaggaggaaatGGAGAAAGAAAATCAAGAAGT AGTGTCAGAAGCTGTATCTGTGGCTAATGCTGCACCTGAAAAATCTCAGGGAACTCCAGAG GGTGTACAACAGTCTCTCATGCGCATCACTCGTTCTGTGGCTGCAAACTCACCGAAACTGGCGCCCCCATCGTTGTTTATCAGTGAGATGAAAATGAGCACTCCTAACAGAGCAA tcgccattgagaagctgaattcgCTGCCAGTTCGGAG gTCAAGTCGCAGCACTAAGCGTAAAGCACCTGATACTATAGATGAAAGTCCAACAAAGAGGTGCTCTCCTCCTAAGAAAAGTCAGAGT GCAATCAAACCCCACATGAAATCTTTTCTGCACACCGTCCAAAAGAATCAGATGCTGATGATGACTCCGAATTCAGTCGGCCGGACCGCAGTGATCAAGTCCTTCATCAAACACAACACTCCTCTGAGGATTGATCCTAAG tTCAGCACTAGTATAGTG ACAAAAGAGCGCAACAAACTTGAAGCACTTAAAAAGAAgcaggagcaagaggaggaaagGATGAGGAAAatggaagaggagaagaagaggaaacagGATGAACTTAAAAG GAAGAGGGATGAGAGGTTAAGAAGAGTCTTCGAGGCCAAAGTAAAAGAGGAGCAGagggaggaagaaaagaagaaaaagattgagCAAAAAATGGCTCAGATTGATGAGAAAAATGATAAG CGCCTGGCGGACGAGAAGGCCAAGAAGAAAGCGGCCCTGAAGCGTCAAGAGGAGCTAGAGCAGAAGAGGAAAATGGAAGAGGAggccaaaaagaagaagatgcagcag gaGGAAGAAAAGCGACAGCAAGAGTTGCTGGCCAAGAAGAAGGCTGAGGAAGAGGCTCGTAAAGCACTCGAGCTGAAGAGGGAGCAGGAACGCGAGAGGGAAAGGGAGCTGGAGAGGGAACGGcaagctgctgctgaaag AGAGCGAGTGGAGAAAGAAAAAGCTCTCGCTCTGCAGCGTGAAGTGGAGAGAGcagcgagagagaaagagatgagGGAACTCGAGGAGAAAAGGAAGGCACtcgaagaaaaaagaaaactg GAGGAGCAGCAAAGGCTGGCAGCAAAAGAGAAAGCTGCTAAAGAGATGGAAGCTGCTAAGCAGCGGGACACTGCTGCTAAAACACAG ACTGCTGCTAACCTAAATGTGACTGTGGATATTGAG CGCTCGGTAATAAGCACGCCTGTAGGAAAAGGTGGTGGTCTCAACGTGACTGTGGATATTGAG CACTCCTCACCACAGTCATACGCCATCACGCCAAAGGGTGGAGATAAACCTTTGATTTTGTCCAAAAATCCAGAAGACTATGGGATGGACCAAAACAGTGATGACTCTACTGATGACGAGTCTGCACCAAGAAAGCCTATTCCATCCTGGGCAGAAG TCGTGTTGGAAACCTGCCCATATTCACCCGTAACAACCAGCGGTACAAGGAGTATGACATGGAGTCTTACTACTGCTACTACACAGCTCCAGCAACTAAatcaatgtttgtttgtttgtttttctcttctgtttaaaGTTTTTCAAAGTGAAATAAATTTTATAAcctccacaaacacaaactctcCTCTATCTGCGTCACCAAACATGAATTAG